Part of the Ptiloglossa arizonensis isolate GNS036 chromosome 7, iyPtiAriz1_principal, whole genome shotgun sequence genome, taatatatatacatttggcCGAGCGTTACGATATTTTgtgcaaaataaatttatacatggaaaatatttcattccgaAGAGAAAATTGGCTCGTAATCGACACAAAGTTGTTAGAATATTTCCAAAGagcgtaataaaaatatttaattcgaatacttgccattatctcgaaaacgaacgcTTACACTGCGAGAATCGTCTACGTGTACAGAATACGAGGCAAAGGTTCTTAAACTCGCTGTACGTGCACACATATCGTATGTGCTTTCTGACGAACGATTAAGAAAAATGACGATCGCTTATCCGTTAGGATTCTCTTTCGAAGGTTAATAGTTGCCAAAGTTTCAGTTACGGTTTGCGAATACATAAAACATTGCACAAATTGTTCTTTACGTCGTAACGCATCGGAGCGTACTCGTTGCTGGAAAATGTCACTCGAAATTCATGACAATTGGAAACAAGGCATCCTTCGAATCACGCGTGGGCGTTCACGTTCCGTTGATGAGTTCAACGGTGGCCTTCGTTTCTGTTCGTTAATTGAAAGCGGTAAAGGCAACGTATAAATAGATATTATCATCCCGCATTTGTCGTAAGAAGTACTTACGCACGGTTAGGGTACCAGGGAAGCGAATTGCGTGCTCGGTGTACGCGTTCGAGTTGTTACGAACGTTCGTAAAGAATTGTGATTTCCAAGTATCTGGGTTATCGCTTCGTTGCTCCTATTAAGGTCTCCGAGATTTATCGCTGGTCACGTTGACCCAAACGGAATCGGTCGTTCGTGCACGGTTACGTTACTGtactgtatttttaaaattaaaccgCGACGAGTACGAATCGTTCGCGGCAAACGATCTCCAATTGAACGACCCAGTTGAATCGCGTTGAAATAACAAACTCCCGTCGCGGAGGAAGTTTATAAAATGTCGACGCGCATAACTGGACATCTGCTAAGATAACGCCAACGCGTCCGCTCATGCTCTTGCGTCTAGGATGAAAAAAACACGCGCCGccgtggtttgaagttaaaactACCGAAAGATTCCGGTACATTAAGACGTGCCTCGCACGTGTctcgggaaaatcgatgattcCGAAGGAGAAGAGAAACTCGTGTAATTGTTTATgtgtataaaatagaaaaagttgTAACGCCTTTtggagtaaatttctttgtgtaATCAGTTGAAAACagtcattttattattattattattattattattattattattattattcattcatttatttatttacaaatgaaCCGAAGCCCTTTATCGAAAATGTATacataaaagaagaaagacaaaCAAATTGTACATCGTATGACAAAGAAGGGAAACATTGTACGAGAAGGACTAACATTAACCAATAAACATACGTAATtaacttttgaaatttttaccgGTTGGTAAATCCAGTGTTAAAATCAGATTTTATCTGTCACAGAAATCGCAATGCGGACGAAACTGCAGCTCCTTTTATTCGGGTTGCTGTTGCTGACCCTTTTGATGGACGTTTCGGCACAACAGGTAGGCTAACCAGACAGTAAATAcacgtgtacatacatatatgtgcaCGTATCGCAGCGTTGAACATTGTTACTTGGTAAACACCGATAATTCGGTACACCACCGCGCCGTTTTCTTTCCATTAGGATTACGGCGCAGTTTAATTTGCACGAACCGATACCATCGGCGACGAGTAACGCTTATTCGAAAGGTATGTACACGGTACTGCTCTGTAAAGGCTGTTGCGATTATCGATTTTTAGCGACGAAGAAAACTACGTCGTCGTACAACCACGACAACGGAAGCCAGCGTTCAAGATGAGGTCATGCACATGCTCGAGACTGACGAAATGGCCGAGGAGACAGCGGAGGACGCTGAGGTCACCGGCGAAGATGGCAGAAACGAGGTTGGATCGAAGCGTCAGAGTTTGCTCCGTATGGACCCGTGCATGGATAAACACTGTGGCGCAGGACGAGTTTGCAAGGTTCGAAACGACTGAATAGCCCGATTTATCGTGAAACGATGCCGATTCCAAAATCTAGTTATTCTCCGGAATGTTCGtgctgatttaaaaaaaaaaaaaaccattcaAACACAACACATTTCTACTTCGGTAtacatttatcgaattatacAGTTGCCATTTTGTTTCACGAGCTTTCTCCATCTTTCGTGCAACTTGAAGACACCGTCCTTCGGCGAAAAGCTTTTTAATGTGATTCTTTGCATCGACCAAAATGTTTGCCATTGAGGAGATTTTTTAAAGACCTAAATAAGTGaaaatctgaaggtagaatgtcTGGTAAATACGGCGAGTGGGGCAGGACGTTCTAAACAAGTTCCAACAACTTTCGTCGAGTAATGAAAGACGCACGAGTCGCGCATTGTCCCGATGAAACGTGACTCCTTTCCGATTCGCTAGCTCTGAACGCTTTTGTTCAATCGCTATCTTTAACTCGTCAAATTGTCAGCTACACTTTTCCGAATTTATCGTCTGGTTGTTCGGTAGAAGCTCATAATATAGAATTCCTTTTCAGTTTCGTCAGATACAAAGCACGACTTTCTTCGTGCGAAGACCAGCTTTTGGGGTCGCTAAAGGTTGTCTCGTTCGCTTTCACCAGGATCTTTTTCGTTCAACATTATTACAAATAATCCATTTTTCACCTCTCGTGACTACTTGCTTCAAAAATTGAGCCTCCTCGTCGCGTTCAAAGAGCGAGTTGCGAATGGAAATAAGGATCGTCAGATTTTTTTCCATTAAATTGTGAGAAACCTGTACATCAAAATGGTGTACGTATCCAAGCTTCGCAAAATGTTTCGCGGATGGTGGTTTTTGATATTTGTAACATTTCTGTTAATTCACGTGTCGTATAACGTGGACTATTCTCGATCAGTGATTTGATCCGATCTTTATCAATGGGGGAGCGTCCACTCGGACGTTCTTGATTATCGAGGTCGAGATCACCAACTTTAAACCTAGCGAACCACCTCTGTACAGTTCTTTCAGCTCTAGCACCTTCGCCATAAACAGGACGTATCTTGTTGCTGTTTGTGTGGCACttttgcttttccagtaaaagcTTTTCCTTTCATATTGAAAAGTGTAgaaaacttacaaaaattttcccTAAAGATGCCTGAAATATCATCTTTTAGAATATGCATCCGCGTCGATTCTCCTCTGTCGTTCCGTCTTGATACTATCGGCCAAAAATCGGTGCGAACTTTCCGGAGAGCTCGTATATGTAAATCGTTATAGATCGTTCCTCTCGCTCGAGTCCTTGGATTCGTTGCGCGAGAACGCAAATGGCCTCTTTCGACGTAACGCTCACTCGGCGCGTTTCATTCGAAATGAGAGAATTCGTTCCGAGAAGTACAATAATTTCAGGCCGTTGACGATGACACTGCCGAATGCATTTGCGTGGAAGTATGCGACGAAGAAAGCGACCGTAGACGAAAGGTTTGCAccaattacaacgaaacgtttgGTAGCGACTGCCATGTTTACCAAGCTCGTTGTTTCTGCGACACCGATGACATCAGGTGCATGGGACCCGACTATAAACACGTTCACATAGAATACTATGGCGAATGCCGACAGATGCCTGTAAGTATTCACCACAATTTCGTTAATGATCCGAGCTATAATATCGAAATAACAAATTCATGGTGTTCGCGCTggcatcgtataccgtataattggCTACGTTTCTCGTAAAATTTGACGAGCTTCGTTGGTGACGACCTCTTTTAGTTATCACCGAGCGATAGAATGGAATACTTTATTCGCAACCGAAAGTACATCTTACCTTTTCTATATTATATACAGAAATATTTCGCTGGAAACCATTTCAATATAAAGTAGATAATTAGAGGAGTAGACTCCTTAGAGGATTTAACGAACATTGAATCAAATATTCACCGATTTCGAAACAATCTTtagaattgataaaaatttgtataatcgtTGCGATACACCCCTGAACGTAAAATACAAATTAGAAGAGTAGTACAGAGAACATAATGCGAGCAAAGTTAATTAAGAGGGAAAGGAAACCAACAAACTTACATAATGGTTGCGAAGCAATCTAGAAGACGCGGTACACGTAGGCACATTGCGTggaaataaattgaataatttaaattgtaaaGGAATAAGATGGTTATAAATTACGAAATATGAAGTTTATGTATGCACGTATGTAGGTATATGTTCCACCTGCGTTATTAACATAGATGCTTTTTGCACTTAACGATTAGAAAACCGTGTTGTGGtgcatttttttcaaataaacttaAACATAATTTAAGATAAGCTAATTATCTA contains:
- the Sparc gene encoding secreted protein, acidic, cysteine-rich, encoding MRTKLQLLLFGLLLLTLLMDVSAQQRRRKLRRRTTTTTEASVQDEVMHMLETDEMAEETAEDAEVTGEDGRNEVGSKRQSLLRMDPCMDKHCGAGRVCKAVDDDTAECICVEVCDEESDRRRKVCTNYNETFGSDCHVYQARCFCDTDDIRCMGPDYKHVHIEYYGECRQMPMCKEEDMADFPRRMRDWLFNIMRDLADRQELPSHYLKMQREAETNHTLRWTNAAIWKWCDLDGHPHDRAVSRHELFPIKAPLMALEHCIAPFLDSCDINNDHKITLIEWGKCLQLDEDDLDEKCDELAEATNFDQ